CATTACCTTAAGCCCGTAAGTCCCATAACTTAAATCAACACCTCTCGATGCGATTCCATTAGTACGCCCTTTATGAGTCTTTCTATATTTTACCTTCTTAGGCGATAGCACCGGCACCACCCTCCTTTTCCGGGAGTATCTCTCCTTTGTATATCCACACCTTAATCCCTATCTGTCCATAAGTAGTCTTAGCTTCTGCAAATCCATAATCTATGTCCGCCCTCAGTGTATGTAACGGCACCCTTCCCTCTTTATACCACTCAGCCCTTGCTATCTCAGCACCCGCAAGCCTGCCGGAGCATCTTATCTTTATACCCTGTGCACCGAACCTCAATGCAGTCACAACACTCTTCTTCATTGCCCGCCTGAACGCTATCCTTTTTACCAACTGCATAGCAATATTTTCTGCAACAAGCTGGGCCTCTATCTCCGGCTTCTTTACTTCCATTATATTTATATAAATCTGTTTGCCGGTAAGCGTTACAAGGTCCTTCTTCAGCTTGTCAACCTCAGCGCCTTTTCTGCCTATAATAATTCCAGGCCTAGCAGTAAAAATATTTATCTTCGCTGTTTGTGCGGAACGCTCTATCTCTATTTTGGACACACCTGCATGTGACAGCTTTTCCTTTACAACCTTCCTTACCTTTATGTCTTCATGGAGCAATGCAGGATATTCTCTTTCAGCGTACCAGCGCGAACCCCAGAATTTTGTAAAGCCTAATCTAAACCCTATTGGATGAACTTTCTGACCCAAAAAAATACCCCCCTCGTCCTGTAACCCCTCGATTACTTATCACCTTTAGGAGTTAACACCATTGTTATATGACTCATGAACTTTTTTCTTGTCATGCCACGTCCCATTGGCCCTGCCTTAAACCTTTTTAAAGCAGGCCCCTGGTCTACAAAAGCCTGTGACACAATAAGTTCATCTATATCACCGACATTTTTTTGCTTGGCATTGGCTATAGCAGACCTTAACACCTTTTCAATCAGGAATGAGGAATGTTGAGGCAGAAATTTTAAAATAGAAATCGCCTCGCCGACATCTTTTCCCCTGACAAGGTCAATTACCTTCCTTGCCTTCCTTGGTGCCACCCTTGCGTATCTTAATATTGCAGTTGCTTCCATTTATCAGTTACCTTTCACTTCCGTGTTTTATTATGTCTTACTTCTTGCTTCTAACTTCTTACTTCTTCATAATGATTGTTCTTTATTTAACCGACGTTGCCTTCTCAGATTTTATCCCCGCATGAGCCTTAAAAGTCCTTGTTGGCGAAAACTCTCCAAGCTTATGTCCTATCATATTCTCTGTGATATAAACAGGAAT
The sequence above is a segment of the Nitrospirota bacterium genome. Coding sequences within it:
- the rpsC gene encoding 30S ribosomal protein S3, translating into MGQKVHPIGFRLGFTKFWGSRWYAEREYPALLHEDIKVRKVVKEKLSHAGVSKIEIERSAQTAKINIFTARPGIIIGRKGAEVDKLKKDLVTLTGKQIYINIMEVKKPEIEAQLVAENIAMQLVKRIAFRRAMKKSVVTALRFGAQGIKIRCSGRLAGAEIARAEWYKEGRVPLHTLRADIDYGFAEAKTTYGQIGIKVWIYKGEILPEKEGGAGAIA
- the rplV gene encoding 50S ribosomal protein L22; amino-acid sequence: MEATAILRYARVAPRKARKVIDLVRGKDVGEAISILKFLPQHSSFLIEKVLRSAIANAKQKNVGDIDELIVSQAFVDQGPALKRFKAGPMGRGMTRKKFMSHITMVLTPKGDK